One genomic segment of Streptomyces sp. RerS4 includes these proteins:
- a CDS encoding NADH-quinone oxidoreductase subunit M — translation MSFPLLTVTAAVPAVGAILTAAVPASRRTAAKWLALLFSLATLALAVLVAVRFEPGGDRYQLTESRPWIADFGVRYELGVDGIGVALIALTALLVPFVIAAGWHDADPLETSSSRWRPTQGFFALILLVEAMVIISFEATDVFLFYIFFEAMLIPMYFLIGGFGDRAHAGSDENAAAQRSYAAVKFLLYNLVGGLIMLAAVIGLYVVAGNFSLQEIAAARAAGTLDMATNTERLLFLGFFFAFAVKAPLWPLHTWLPNAMGEATAPVAVLITAVVDKVGTFAMLRFCLGLFPEASKWATPVILVLALISIVYGALVAVGQRDIKRLIAYASISHFGFIIMGIFAMTSQGQSGATLYMVNHGISTAALMLVAGFLISRRGSRLIADYGGVQKVAPVLAGTFLIGGLATLSLPGLAPFVSEFLVLVGTFARYPVVGIIATIGIVLAALYTLVLYQRTMTGPVKEEVRTMPDLRLREVLVVAPLIALLIGLGVYPKPLTEIVNPAVKHTMSDVKQTDSKPEVAVEAQKGEAAK, via the coding sequence ATGAGTTTCCCGCTTCTGACGGTGACGGCGGCCGTGCCCGCGGTCGGCGCGATCCTCACGGCGGCCGTCCCGGCCTCCCGCCGGACCGCCGCCAAGTGGCTCGCGCTGCTGTTCTCGCTGGCCACGCTGGCCCTGGCCGTGCTCGTCGCGGTCCGCTTCGAACCCGGTGGCGACCGCTACCAGCTCACCGAATCCCGCCCGTGGATCGCCGACTTCGGCGTCCGCTACGAACTGGGCGTCGACGGCATCGGGGTGGCGCTGATCGCGCTCACCGCCCTGCTGGTCCCGTTCGTCATCGCCGCCGGCTGGCACGACGCCGACCCCCTGGAGACGTCCTCGTCCCGCTGGCGGCCGACGCAGGGCTTCTTCGCCCTGATCCTGCTGGTCGAGGCGATGGTGATCATCTCCTTCGAGGCCACCGACGTCTTCCTCTTCTACATCTTCTTCGAAGCCATGCTCATCCCGATGTACTTCCTCATCGGCGGCTTCGGGGACCGGGCGCACGCGGGCTCGGACGAGAACGCCGCCGCGCAGCGCTCGTACGCGGCCGTCAAGTTCCTCCTCTACAACCTGGTCGGCGGCCTGATCATGCTGGCCGCCGTCATCGGCCTGTACGTCGTCGCCGGGAACTTCTCGCTCCAGGAGATCGCCGCCGCCCGCGCCGCGGGCACGCTCGACATGGCGACCAACACCGAGCGACTGCTCTTCCTCGGCTTCTTCTTCGCCTTCGCGGTGAAGGCCCCGCTGTGGCCGCTGCACACCTGGCTGCCCAACGCCATGGGCGAGGCCACCGCGCCCGTCGCCGTACTGATCACCGCGGTCGTCGACAAGGTCGGCACCTTCGCGATGCTCCGCTTCTGCCTCGGACTGTTCCCCGAGGCGAGCAAGTGGGCCACGCCGGTGATCCTCGTCCTCGCGCTGATCAGCATCGTCTACGGGGCGCTCGTCGCCGTCGGACAGCGTGACATCAAGCGGCTGATCGCCTACGCGTCCATCTCGCACTTCGGCTTCATCATCATGGGCATCTTCGCCATGACCTCCCAGGGCCAGTCCGGCGCGACGCTGTACATGGTCAACCACGGGATCTCCACGGCGGCGCTGATGCTCGTCGCCGGCTTCCTGATCTCCCGGCGCGGCTCCCGCCTCATCGCCGACTACGGCGGCGTGCAGAAGGTGGCACCGGTCCTCGCCGGCACCTTCCTCATCGGCGGCCTCGCCACCCTGTCCCTGCCCGGCCTCGCCCCGTTCGTCAGCGAGTTCCTCGTCCTGGTGGGCACCTTCGCCCGCTACCCGGTCGTCGGGATCATCGCCACCATCGGCATCGTGCTGGCCGCGCTCTACACGCTCGTCCTCTACCAGCGCACCATGACCGGCCCCGTCAAGGAGGAGGTCCGCACCATGCCGGACCTGCGCCTGCGGGAGGTCCTGGTGGTCGCCCCGCTGATCGCGCTGCTGATCGGCCTCGGCGTCTACCCGAAGCCGCTCACCGAGATCGTCAACCCGGCGGTGAAGCACACCATGTCGGACGTGAAACAGACCGACTCGAAGCCCGAGGTGGCGGTCGAGGCACAGAAGGGGGAGGCGGCCAAGTGA
- the nuoL gene encoding NADH-quinone oxidoreductase subunit L produces the protein MENLMGLLIAAPLLGAAVLLCGGRRLDKVGHWLGTLLAATSFGIGVVLFFDLLGRGADDRTLHQRLFSWVPVEGFQADIAFQLDQLSMTFVLLISGVGTLIHVYSIGYMEHDERRRRFFGYLNLFVAAMLLLVLADNYLLLYFGWEGVGLASYLLIGFWQHKPSAATAAKKAFLVNRVGDMGLSIAIMVMFTTFGTFAFGPVLSSVGETSEGTLTAIGLMLLLAACGKSAQVPLQSWLGDAMEGPTPVSALIHAATMVTAGVYLIVRSGAIFNAAPDAQLVVTIVGAVTLLFGAIVGCAKDDIKKALAGSTMSQIGYMILAAGLGPIGYVFAIMHLVTHGFFKAGLFLGAGSVMHGMNDEVDMRKYGGLRKYMPVTFVTFGLGYLAIIGFPGLSGFFSKDMIIEAAFAKGGTQGWILGGVALLGAGITAFYMTRVMLLTFFGEKRWQPAPDPDKTPGVEPGAEAHPGDMPHPHESPKSMTIPMIILAFGSVFAGGFFGIGERFLKWLEPVTGYEHGHPPVSAMAVTASTVVVLLVGVAVAWSMYGRRPVPVVAPRGSLLTRAARRDLLQDDFNHVVLVRGGEHLTRSLVYVDHSLVDGVVNGTAASVGGLSGRLRRLQNGYARSYAVSMFGGTAILIAATLLMRAV, from the coding sequence GTGGAGAATCTGATGGGGCTGCTGATCGCCGCGCCCCTGCTTGGAGCGGCGGTGCTGCTGTGCGGCGGCCGGCGCCTCGACAAGGTCGGGCACTGGCTCGGCACCCTGCTCGCCGCCACTTCCTTCGGGATCGGCGTCGTCCTCTTCTTCGACCTGCTCGGACGCGGGGCCGACGACCGCACCCTGCACCAGCGGCTGTTCAGCTGGGTGCCGGTGGAGGGCTTCCAGGCGGACATCGCCTTCCAGCTCGACCAGCTGTCGATGACCTTCGTCCTGCTGATCTCCGGCGTGGGCACGCTCATCCACGTGTACTCGATCGGGTACATGGAGCACGACGAGCGCCGGCGCCGCTTCTTCGGCTACCTCAACCTGTTCGTCGCGGCGATGCTCCTGCTCGTCCTCGCCGACAACTACCTGCTGCTGTACTTCGGCTGGGAGGGTGTGGGCCTCGCCTCGTACCTCCTGATCGGCTTCTGGCAGCACAAGCCGAGCGCGGCCACCGCCGCGAAGAAGGCCTTCCTGGTCAACCGCGTGGGCGACATGGGCCTGTCCATCGCGATCATGGTGATGTTCACGACGTTCGGCACCTTCGCCTTCGGCCCGGTGCTGTCGTCCGTCGGCGAGACGAGCGAGGGCACGCTCACGGCGATCGGCCTGATGCTGCTGCTCGCCGCGTGCGGCAAGTCGGCGCAGGTCCCGCTCCAGTCCTGGCTCGGTGACGCGATGGAGGGCCCGACCCCGGTCTCGGCCCTCATCCACGCCGCGACGATGGTGACGGCGGGCGTGTACCTGATCGTCCGCTCGGGCGCGATCTTCAACGCGGCGCCCGACGCCCAACTGGTCGTCACCATCGTGGGCGCGGTCACGCTCCTCTTCGGTGCGATCGTCGGTTGCGCGAAGGACGACATCAAGAAGGCCCTCGCCGGCTCCACGATGTCGCAGATCGGCTACATGATCCTCGCCGCCGGCCTCGGCCCGATCGGCTACGTCTTCGCGATCATGCACCTGGTCACGCACGGCTTCTTCAAGGCCGGGCTCTTCCTCGGCGCCGGTTCGGTCATGCACGGCATGAACGACGAGGTCGACATGCGCAAGTACGGGGGCCTGCGGAAGTACATGCCGGTCACCTTCGTCACCTTCGGCCTCGGCTACCTCGCGATCATCGGCTTCCCCGGCCTGTCCGGCTTCTTCTCCAAGGACATGATCATCGAGGCGGCGTTCGCCAAGGGCGGCACCCAGGGCTGGATCCTCGGCGGCGTCGCCCTGCTGGGCGCCGGCATCACCGCCTTCTACATGACCCGCGTCATGCTCCTGACCTTCTTCGGCGAGAAGCGCTGGCAGCCGGCCCCGGACCCGGACAAGACGCCCGGCGTGGAGCCCGGCGCCGAGGCGCACCCCGGCGACATGCCGCACCCGCACGAGTCCCCGAAGTCCATGACCATCCCGATGATCATCCTGGCGTTCGGGTCGGTGTTCGCCGGTGGCTTCTTCGGGATCGGCGAGCGCTTCCTGAAGTGGCTGGAGCCCGTCACCGGCTACGAGCACGGCCACCCGCCCGTCAGCGCCATGGCGGTGACCGCGTCCACCGTGGTCGTCCTGCTCGTCGGCGTCGCCGTCGCCTGGTCGATGTACGGGCGCAGGCCCGTCCCGGTCGTCGCCCCGCGCGGCTCGCTCCTCACCCGGGCGGCCCGCCGGGACCTCCTCCAGGACGACTTCAACCACGTCGTCCTCGTACGCGGCGGCGAGCACCTGACGCGCTCGCTCGTCTACGTCGACCACAGCCTGGTCGACGGTGTCGTCAACGGCACGGCCGCGTCCGTCGGCGGACTGTCGGGCCGGCTGCGCAGGCTGCAAAACGGCTACGCCCGCAGCTACGCGGTCTCGATGTTCGGGGGCACGGCGATCCTCATCGCCGCGACCCTGCTGATGAGGGCGGTGTGA
- the nuoK gene encoding NADH-quinone oxidoreductase subunit NuoK, whose translation MNPVNYLYLAALLFTIGAAGVLIRRNAIVLFMCVELMLNACNLAFVAFSRMHGNLDGQIIAFFTMVVAAAEVVVGLAIIVSLFRTRHSASVDDASLMKL comes from the coding sequence GTGAATCCGGTCAACTACCTGTACCTGGCCGCCCTGCTGTTCACCATCGGCGCGGCCGGGGTCCTCATCCGCAGGAACGCGATCGTGCTGTTCATGTGCGTCGAGCTGATGCTCAACGCCTGCAACCTCGCCTTCGTCGCGTTCTCCCGCATGCACGGCAACCTCGACGGCCAGATCATCGCCTTCTTCACGATGGTCGTCGCCGCCGCGGAGGTCGTGGTGGGCCTCGCGATCATCGTGTCGCTGTTCCGTACCCGCCACTCGGCCTCGGTCGACGACGCCAGCCTGATGAAGCTGTAA
- a CDS encoding NADH-quinone oxidoreductase subunit J, translated as MSALAAEAATLTSTGEAVQFWILGTVAVIGALCTILMKKAVHSALCLAGTMIILAVFYLANGAYFLGVVQIIVYTGAIMMLFLFVVMLVGVTAADSLKETIKGQRWLAALCGLGFGILLIAGIGNAGLNHFNGLGRINSAGHIEGLAEVIFTRYVFAFELTGALLITAAVGAMVLTHRERTERAATQRELSEKRVREGVQLPPLPAPGVYARHNAVDIAGLLPDGTPSELTVNKTLRARGQIRDVSSEALDDLKALEQASSERLGREEASQ; from the coding sequence GTGAGCGCCCTCGCGGCGGAGGCCGCGACGCTGACCTCCACCGGTGAGGCCGTGCAGTTCTGGATCCTGGGCACCGTCGCCGTCATCGGCGCGCTGTGCACGATCCTGATGAAGAAGGCCGTCCACAGCGCCCTGTGCCTGGCCGGAACGATGATCATCCTGGCGGTCTTCTACCTCGCCAACGGCGCCTACTTCCTCGGCGTCGTCCAGATCATCGTCTACACCGGCGCGATCATGATGCTGTTCCTCTTCGTGGTCATGCTCGTCGGCGTCACGGCGGCCGACTCGCTGAAGGAGACCATCAAGGGCCAGCGCTGGCTGGCCGCCCTGTGCGGGCTCGGCTTCGGCATCCTGCTCATCGCCGGCATCGGCAACGCCGGGCTGAACCACTTCAACGGCCTGGGCCGGATCAACTCCGCCGGGCACATCGAGGGCCTGGCCGAAGTGATCTTCACCCGGTACGTCTTCGCCTTCGAACTCACCGGCGCCCTGCTGATCACGGCGGCCGTCGGCGCGATGGTGCTCACCCACCGCGAGCGCACCGAGCGGGCCGCCACCCAGCGCGAACTGTCCGAGAAGCGCGTACGCGAGGGCGTGCAGCTCCCGCCGCTGCCGGCGCCCGGCGTCTACGCCCGGCACAACGCCGTGGACATCGCCGGTCTGCTGCCGGACGGCACCCCGTCCGAGCTCACCGTCAACAAGACGCTGCGCGCCCGCGGCCAGATCCGCGACGTCTCCAGCGAGGCCCTGGACGACCTCAAGGCGCTGGAGCAGGCCTCCTCGGAGCGCCTCGGCCGTGAGGAGGCCTCCCAGTGA